A genome region from Bradyrhizobium guangzhouense includes the following:
- a CDS encoding AAA family ATPase, producing the protein MAKSDLLISLVRAGVTGDRPMMRSAVEAIVADERAKSHHALADRLERALQTIAVTPPSLVASQRSPQAAGRDTILEVTPRISLDELVLPLPARAEGMQLIEEHVRADVLRASGYEPRHRVLLSGPPGNGKTSFAEAIAEGLSLPFFVVRYDALVGSYLGETNARLRALFDYARTQPCVLFFDEFDAIGKERGDDHETGEIKRVVSFLLMQIDKLPSYVVTIAATNHAELLDRAVWRRFQIKIAFPAPQVAEIAHFIERIYMGWPERPSLSAFELAQKIDATSYAEVLDFCQNVRRRQILGLGEISIDSAVKTELEFWSSRVKPENLHGGRSNEASAATDARQSGGKTKRQAATDPQAG; encoded by the coding sequence ATGGCCAAGAGCGACTTACTCATATCTCTCGTGCGCGCCGGTGTGACCGGCGATCGGCCAATGATGCGCTCGGCGGTCGAAGCGATTGTGGCTGATGAGCGCGCAAAGAGTCATCACGCGCTGGCCGATCGGCTTGAGCGAGCGCTGCAGACGATAGCTGTGACGCCGCCAAGTCTGGTTGCCTCTCAGCGGTCTCCGCAAGCTGCTGGGCGCGACACGATTTTAGAAGTTACGCCACGCATATCTCTCGATGAGCTGGTTTTACCCTTGCCTGCGCGCGCCGAAGGGATGCAGCTGATCGAGGAGCATGTGCGGGCAGACGTGCTGCGGGCAAGCGGATATGAGCCGCGGCATCGGGTTCTCCTGTCTGGTCCTCCAGGCAACGGCAAAACTTCCTTTGCAGAAGCGATTGCAGAGGGCCTTTCTCTGCCGTTTTTCGTGGTGCGGTACGACGCGCTCGTAGGAAGCTATCTAGGCGAAACAAACGCGCGTCTTCGCGCGCTATTCGACTATGCGCGAACCCAACCTTGCGTTTTGTTTTTCGACGAGTTCGATGCGATTGGAAAAGAGCGTGGAGATGATCACGAAACGGGCGAAATCAAGCGCGTTGTTTCGTTTCTCTTGATGCAGATCGATAAACTTCCCAGTTACGTGGTAACAATAGCGGCTACGAATCATGCTGAATTGCTTGATCGAGCCGTATGGAGACGTTTTCAGATAAAGATTGCATTTCCCGCTCCGCAAGTTGCGGAAATCGCACATTTCATAGAACGAATTTATATGGGCTGGCCCGAGCGCCCTTCGCTGTCGGCTTTTGAACTCGCGCAAAAGATTGACGCAACCTCCTATGCTGAAGTGCTTGATTTCTGTCAGAACGTTCGACGGCGACAAATTCTTGGTCTTGGTGAGATCTCGATCGATTCTGCGGTCAAGACTGAACTCGAATTTTGGTCATCGAGAGTAAAGCCAGAGAACCTGCATGGCGGCCGATCCAACGAAGCCTCTGCTGCGACTGACGCCAGGCAATCAGGCGGCAAGACCAAAAGGCAGGCCGCAACCGATCCCCAGGCCGGCTAA
- a CDS encoding helix-turn-helix domain-containing protein produces MKATLIIIQNQADHEAAKALVGKLMQSNEAADRARMVAQARLIEAYERARWPRKAPPLPDLLTYLVEQHGLTRADLVPLLGTASRVSEVMSGKRELSMTMVKRLRERFHIPADLLISASGSVAA; encoded by the coding sequence ATGAAGGCAACATTGATAATTATCCAGAACCAGGCCGATCATGAGGCGGCCAAGGCGCTTGTCGGCAAGCTGATGCAATCTAACGAGGCTGCCGATCGAGCGCGTATGGTAGCTCAGGCTCGCCTTATCGAGGCTTATGAACGCGCACGCTGGCCGCGCAAAGCGCCGCCGTTGCCCGATTTGCTAACCTATCTGGTGGAACAACATGGTTTGACGCGCGCTGATCTTGTGCCGCTTCTGGGCACTGCTAGTCGCGTCAGTGAGGTCATGTCCGGCAAGCGCGAATTGAGCATGACGATGGTGAAGCGTCTGCGCGAACGTTTCCATATTCCAGCGGATTTGCTGATCTCCGCGAGCGGAAGTGTTGCGGCTTAG
- a CDS encoding type II toxin-antitoxin system HigB family toxin, with protein sequence MLVVGTDLGERYFAERSGHRGIDAARAQYRAWLAIAEASDWRTPQQVKRSHPKASILKGGRVVFNIKANDYRLIAMVQYRDGVLMIRFFGSHEDCDKVDAETV encoded by the coding sequence ATGCTGGTGGTCGGCACGGACCTTGGTGAGCGCTATTTTGCCGAACGCTCTGGTCATCGGGGCATCGATGCAGCGCGCGCTCAATACAGGGCATGGCTGGCAATTGCTGAGGCTTCGGACTGGCGGACGCCGCAACAGGTGAAGCGATCGCATCCCAAGGCAAGCATCCTGAAAGGCGGACGCGTGGTGTTCAACATCAAGGCCAATGACTACCGCCTGATCGCCATGGTTCAATATCGTGATGGCGTGTTGATGATCCGCTTTTTCGGCAGTCATGAAGACTGTGACAAGGTGGACGCGGAGACGGTGTGA
- a CDS encoding helix-turn-helix domain-containing protein: MSDVALEKIESGEATATEARSVISEFLKEGSESSLERIYATLGAWLWNSLESRRRDPELREWFDILRRVSASLAPKNAAYAERFRAFYDLLQMSINTAKVARPSEVMHRQHVVEILRLLRDAPSRQLEKTVIAKKLDLKDANLSRILRLMTNARFVERTAAGKFAHFALTRDGLMALERHEGPTARGAGQLAQLMRRKMGLRTHPALTAEENVVLRSLFDLPSPMHPTLHAAGLVMRDPLGVRQVMEDYLLHPPAPTAPGYMKARTKSSYHGSSVTVVQVKKAEGHGASTSIEAVNSPKPVSFPSGMLHLSAGEDSEHVE, encoded by the coding sequence ATGTCGGACGTAGCATTGGAAAAGATAGAGAGCGGCGAGGCCACCGCGACTGAGGCGCGGAGCGTCATTTCGGAATTCCTTAAAGAGGGATCCGAAAGCAGCCTGGAGCGTATTTACGCAACACTTGGGGCTTGGCTCTGGAATTCTCTGGAGAGCCGGCGCCGCGATCCGGAGCTGCGGGAATGGTTTGATATTCTGCGTCGGGTGAGCGCCTCGCTCGCGCCGAAGAATGCCGCCTATGCCGAGCGCTTCAGAGCGTTTTACGATCTTCTGCAGATGTCGATCAACACCGCCAAGGTTGCTCGTCCAAGCGAGGTCATGCACCGTCAGCATGTCGTCGAGATACTTCGGTTGTTGCGGGATGCACCGTCGCGTCAGCTGGAGAAGACGGTCATTGCTAAGAAACTGGATCTGAAGGATGCCAATCTCAGCCGCATTCTTCGCCTGATGACCAATGCGCGTTTTGTGGAACGAACGGCGGCTGGAAAGTTTGCTCATTTCGCGCTGACGCGCGATGGCCTTATGGCGCTTGAAAGGCACGAAGGGCCCACAGCAAGGGGCGCTGGCCAATTGGCGCAGCTTATGCGCAGGAAAATGGGTCTCAGAACCCACCCTGCCCTCACGGCTGAAGAAAATGTCGTTCTTCGCAGCCTGTTTGATTTGCCGAGCCCGATGCATCCTACGTTGCATGCGGCGGGACTAGTGATGCGTGACCCGCTTGGCGTCCGTCAGGTGATGGAGGACTACCTGCTTCATCCGCCGGCACCGACAGCTCCCGGCTATATGAAGGCGCGAACGAAGAGCTCGTATCATGGCTCGTCGGTGACGGTCGTGCAGGTGAAGAAAGCCGAAGGTCACGGCGCCTCCACATCGATTGAGGCGGTGAACAGTCCAAAGCCCGTCTCGTTCCCTTCGGGTATGCTGCACTTGAGCGCAGGAGAGGACTCCGAGCATGTCGAATGA
- a CDS encoding M12 family metallopeptidase: MELFGTVIRSSKWDVKEIPVCWENLNPHDQKYAELVRKAVAETWESAAQGGVWFAKTWPACKEGAAGVHVRIADEGAHTDVVGKYLDGKSSGMTLNFSSNHWSKGCINKREFCIRAVAVHEFGHALGFTHEQNRDDAPEQCRNEKFSGSVGDYKVTKYDPNSIMNYCNPAWNGSGQLSPLDIAAVRTFYPS, from the coding sequence ATGGAGCTCTTCGGAACTGTGATCCGCAGCTCCAAATGGGACGTGAAGGAAATCCCGGTCTGCTGGGAAAACCTCAATCCTCATGACCAGAAATATGCAGAACTCGTCCGAAAAGCCGTGGCCGAGACCTGGGAAAGCGCAGCACAAGGAGGCGTTTGGTTCGCCAAGACCTGGCCTGCCTGTAAAGAGGGCGCAGCCGGCGTCCATGTGCGCATCGCCGACGAGGGCGCGCACACCGACGTCGTCGGCAAGTATCTCGATGGCAAGTCTTCGGGCATGACCTTGAATTTCAGCTCCAATCATTGGAGTAAAGGATGCATCAATAAGCGCGAATTCTGCATTCGTGCGGTCGCTGTCCACGAATTCGGGCACGCGCTCGGCTTTACTCACGAGCAGAACCGCGACGATGCTCCGGAACAGTGCCGCAACGAGAAATTTTCAGGATCGGTCGGCGACTACAAAGTCACTAAATACGACCCCAATTCCATCATGAACTATTGTAATCCAGCATGGAACGGAAGCGGACAACTCAGCCCACTCGATATCGCAGCCGTCAGAACGTTTTATCCGTCCTGA
- a CDS encoding S1 family peptidase encodes MLFVISGQALADRAAVQIAARYNVRTVHVQFVGVMYNGKQEVGGGSGLLIGDNLVLTNSHVVGREENYKSFEVDARLGSRNANPIKVSAIHRDDANDLALLELAQPASNSGGASRCPMPVINESQQAPMGTQLYLLGYPLDLDLSISSGLISNQTSPNGRWQTDTVMNVGNSGGPAFNEFGALLGIAVGGIVKWNDAQVNGVNFIIPATVIAASPLYKLIAAIPQPSVCWTKWVDTTISFENWSKLNSTHVQTQANQGVKIPEILAGALHTLLPEDRRLIVNVPLSQLVELKQIERSYTVDKTKDDHPVVFAEHSADYAETFPAEPGYRITGCSWHVETANGAGNIACAINDGGAEARFTYKLTSGPAVDRYRGWLGATVNLSQVLAK; translated from the coding sequence TTGCTCTTTGTCATCTCCGGGCAGGCGCTAGCCGATCGCGCCGCGGTGCAGATCGCCGCGCGCTATAACGTCAGGACTGTTCATGTCCAGTTTGTCGGCGTTATGTACAACGGCAAGCAGGAAGTCGGAGGCGGCTCCGGCCTTCTGATCGGCGACAACCTCGTGCTCACCAACAGCCATGTGGTCGGACGCGAGGAAAACTACAAGAGCTTTGAGGTCGATGCTCGCCTTGGCTCGCGCAACGCAAACCCAATCAAAGTCAGCGCGATTCACCGCGACGACGCCAACGATCTTGCCCTTCTCGAGTTGGCCCAGCCGGCCAGCAACAGCGGCGGAGCATCGCGCTGCCCAATGCCGGTCATCAATGAAAGCCAGCAGGCCCCAATGGGAACCCAACTCTATCTGCTCGGCTATCCCCTCGACCTGGATCTGAGCATATCGAGCGGCCTGATCAGCAATCAAACCAGCCCAAATGGGCGCTGGCAAACCGATACTGTCATGAACGTCGGCAACAGCGGAGGTCCCGCGTTCAACGAGTTCGGCGCGCTCCTCGGTATCGCTGTCGGCGGCATCGTCAAATGGAACGATGCCCAGGTCAACGGAGTGAATTTCATCATTCCTGCCACGGTCATAGCCGCGAGTCCGCTCTACAAGCTGATTGCGGCTATCCCCCAACCATCCGTCTGCTGGACCAAATGGGTCGACACTACAATCTCATTCGAGAACTGGAGCAAGCTCAACTCGACCCATGTGCAGACGCAAGCCAATCAGGGCGTGAAAATTCCCGAGATCCTGGCCGGCGCGCTTCACACGTTGCTTCCAGAAGACCGGCGGCTCATCGTCAATGTTCCGCTATCGCAACTCGTCGAGCTCAAGCAGATCGAGCGCTCATACACCGTCGACAAGACCAAGGATGATCATCCCGTCGTGTTTGCCGAGCATTCGGCCGACTACGCCGAGACGTTCCCAGCCGAGCCGGGCTACCGTATCACCGGCTGCTCCTGGCATGTCGAGACGGCAAACGGAGCCGGCAACATTGCTTGCGCCATCAACGATGGCGGTGCAGAGGCGCGCTTCACCTACAAGCTGACCAGTGGACCCGCCGTCGATCGGTACCGTGGATGGCTCGGTGCTACCGTCAATCTATCTCAAGTTCTTGCGAAGTAA
- a CDS encoding alpha/beta hydrolase translates to MVVSTLRADSSNALHWLSSFRQLRAALIALVCMFVVGCAHQAPISRPSKPQAQNTHQHHGRALTGYHHHAARYYGPRYYGPRRHDYGYHRPTTGEASEEAPPEKPTPTGAEAPNKPAIKGLVPVYFATNREVMGGPNLQLKQITYDRSATNTYGCVTVSIPIVHKMGEVETPKTYLYGIWTEAEQDGKHFRIQTLSKLSREEFASAIANPADSLMLFVHGYNVPFSDAAFKAAQIAFDANYKGRVMIYSWPSKGGLADYDYDRESALHATDGLFDLLKLIKTEGNVSRIILIAHSLGSEVVLGALQQAALSQTALGITELIFAAPDVDRDLYLERANQIKAAAGAVTVYASSTDLALLASMKKAQSKSRMGYVTKSGPTLVSGIETIDVSAVGSEMFALNHSTYSTSRAVLDDIGRIISSSSHLKPPQRTPTLRSMPNELNATYWMYPY, encoded by the coding sequence ATGGTCGTCTCGACATTGCGAGCCGATTCTTCAAATGCGCTGCACTGGCTCTCGTCGTTCCGGCAGCTCCGCGCGGCTTTAATTGCTCTGGTCTGCATGTTTGTCGTCGGCTGCGCTCATCAAGCACCTATCTCGAGACCGTCAAAGCCCCAAGCCCAAAACACGCATCAGCACCACGGGCGTGCATTGACAGGATATCACCATCATGCCGCAAGGTATTACGGCCCGAGGTATTATGGTCCGAGACGCCATGATTATGGCTATCATCGCCCCACAACGGGTGAGGCAAGTGAGGAAGCACCTCCCGAGAAACCGACGCCAACTGGCGCCGAGGCTCCCAACAAGCCCGCCATCAAGGGCTTGGTGCCCGTTTATTTTGCGACCAACCGCGAGGTGATGGGAGGCCCGAATCTGCAGCTGAAACAGATCACCTATGATCGTTCGGCCACGAATACCTATGGCTGCGTGACTGTGAGCATACCGATCGTTCACAAGATGGGCGAAGTCGAAACGCCAAAGACATATCTGTACGGCATTTGGACAGAGGCCGAGCAGGACGGAAAGCACTTTCGAATCCAGACTCTATCGAAGCTCTCACGAGAGGAGTTTGCCTCCGCGATCGCCAATCCTGCCGACAGCCTGATGCTGTTCGTCCATGGCTACAATGTTCCTTTCTCGGATGCAGCGTTCAAGGCCGCTCAGATTGCCTTCGATGCAAATTACAAGGGCCGCGTCATGATTTATTCCTGGCCCTCGAAAGGCGGGTTGGCGGATTACGATTACGACCGCGAAAGTGCTTTGCATGCCACCGATGGATTGTTCGATCTTCTCAAGCTCATCAAGACGGAGGGGAACGTTTCGCGGATCATCCTGATCGCACACAGCCTTGGCAGCGAAGTGGTATTGGGCGCCTTGCAGCAGGCAGCGCTGAGCCAAACAGCGCTTGGCATTACCGAGCTGATTTTCGCAGCACCCGACGTCGACCGTGACCTCTATCTGGAGCGGGCTAACCAGATCAAAGCGGCCGCGGGTGCGGTGACCGTGTACGCCTCGTCAACTGATCTGGCTCTGCTCGCCTCGATGAAGAAGGCGCAGTCGAAATCGCGAATGGGCTATGTGACTAAGAGCGGTCCAACTCTCGTCTCGGGCATCGAGACGATCGATGTCTCTGCGGTCGGAAGCGAAATGTTCGCGCTCAATCATAGTACCTATTCAACGAGCCGGGCGGTCCTCGACGATATCGGCCGGATCATCTCCTCATCTAGCCACCTCAAGCCACCGCAGCGGACCCCAACTTTGCGCTCGATGCCTAACGAGCTCAACGCGACCTATTGGATGTATCCTTACTAG
- a CDS encoding type II toxin-antitoxin system HipA family toxin produces the protein MDLTVETFIEGTWHEAAIVNLEAPEKGYTTPSRTSYEMGYFAKFGAIPFAEDRPLKGVHAYSINAPVDLVDRAASTWPAFLLDLIPQGHHAERIARFLNLPVEAPSTQVHLLMRAASSPVGNIRIKEAYDQEVERLQDISVAGITMEEILDRSDAFLEVADRFSLLASGSSGLQGDWPKVSLTRSRDGLWYPNSMVPDADALEFIIVKLLRSDEPVDQRILESESGYSVVAKEFGVNVERTSTYGNGVLVIPRFDRRVTSGGLIRYGQESLVSAIGVAEFAFQSRHETYLKTIQQVSSCPLEDTTEYLLRDVLNLAMGNPDNHGRNAALRKFPDGSIRLAPLFDFAPMKIATAGIVRSTRWGCMLDGGGQDTNPDWRLVCETVSSPKVPAHKLMSALAAKEDLLRALPEIARKCGVPVSVVTNAIIRNEDMANGVAKLRNVTD, from the coding sequence ATGGACCTGACTGTAGAAACTTTCATAGAAGGCACGTGGCACGAGGCGGCCATTGTCAACTTGGAAGCCCCCGAAAAGGGCTACACGACGCCTTCCAGAACTAGCTACGAAATGGGCTATTTTGCCAAGTTCGGCGCCATTCCATTTGCGGAAGACCGTCCCCTTAAAGGCGTACATGCTTACTCGATCAACGCCCCAGTCGATCTGGTGGATCGCGCAGCAAGCACCTGGCCAGCTTTTCTACTGGACCTAATTCCTCAAGGTCACCACGCCGAGAGGATCGCGCGATTTCTGAACCTTCCGGTCGAGGCGCCTTCTACCCAAGTCCATCTTCTCATGAGAGCTGCGAGTTCTCCCGTCGGCAATATTCGCATCAAAGAAGCATATGATCAGGAGGTCGAACGTCTTCAGGACATATCGGTCGCGGGAATCACTATGGAAGAAATTCTCGATCGGAGCGATGCGTTTCTCGAAGTTGCTGATCGCTTTTCCTTGCTTGCCTCGGGTTCGAGTGGGCTGCAAGGTGACTGGCCCAAGGTGTCACTGACTCGCTCCCGAGACGGACTTTGGTATCCGAATTCGATGGTCCCGGACGCGGACGCCCTCGAATTTATCATCGTAAAGCTTCTGCGTAGTGATGAGCCGGTGGATCAGCGGATCCTGGAGTCTGAATCGGGCTATTCGGTGGTCGCAAAAGAGTTTGGCGTCAACGTCGAACGCACGAGCACCTACGGCAATGGTGTGCTTGTCATTCCACGGTTTGACCGCAGGGTGACGTCGGGTGGTCTAATCCGCTACGGACAAGAGAGTCTGGTCTCTGCGATTGGCGTTGCGGAGTTTGCATTTCAGAGCAGGCACGAAACTTATCTGAAAACAATCCAACAGGTCTCGTCGTGTCCGCTGGAGGACACGACGGAGTATCTGCTGCGAGATGTCTTGAACCTGGCTATGGGCAATCCCGATAATCATGGTCGAAACGCCGCGCTTAGAAAATTCCCGGATGGAAGCATACGTCTCGCCCCCTTGTTCGATTTCGCACCAATGAAGATCGCGACAGCGGGCATCGTCCGTTCCACAAGGTGGGGGTGCATGCTCGATGGTGGAGGACAGGACACCAATCCTGATTGGAGGCTCGTCTGTGAGACAGTTTCTAGCCCCAAGGTGCCCGCCCACAAATTGATGTCCGCTTTGGCAGCTAAGGAAGATCTTCTCCGGGCCCTTCCAGAGATTGCAAGAAAGTGCGGCGTGCCGGTCTCCGTCGTGACGAATGCAATCATTCGCAACGAAGATATGGCGAACGGTGTTGCCAAACTGCGCAATGTGACAGATTAG
- a CDS encoding helix-turn-helix domain-containing protein: MARWRKPTKEEIRDRRAAIAAKARAGTLRLPEAVAEMRQALGLTQIEFARLFKLTPRQVADIERGAANPTAQTLDKIGRAFGFQIGFIPIAAGATTASREDEKSAGPH; this comes from the coding sequence ATGGCCAGATGGCGTAAACCTACGAAAGAGGAGATCCGAGATCGTCGCGCCGCAATTGCAGCCAAAGCGCGCGCGGGTACTCTCCGCTTGCCGGAGGCTGTCGCCGAGATGCGTCAAGCCCTCGGGCTCACCCAGATTGAGTTCGCCCGACTGTTTAAGCTGACACCGCGCCAAGTCGCCGACATTGAAAGAGGAGCGGCCAATCCTACTGCGCAAACGCTAGACAAAATAGGTCGCGCATTCGGTTTCCAAATCGGCTTTATTCCGATCGCTGCTGGGGCGACAACGGCCTCTCGCGAAGATGAGAAATCTGCCGGGCCACATTGA
- the leuC gene encoding 3-isopropylmalate dehydratase large subunit: MQPRSIFEKIWNSHVIREMGDGVFLLYVDRHIIQESASGQAFDGLRRASRSVRRPDLTFGVTDHIVSTRPGRTVDSNPEGRELITLMERNCSEHGIELFDLADARQGIEHVVAPELGLITPGMTVVCADSHTPTNGALGAYAWGFGTSDVEHVLATQTVLQRKPKALRVTFAGRLGKDVCAKDLILYLIGKEGTQAARGYAIEYCGPVIRAMSMEGRMTICNMSIEFGGRAGMIGPDDTTYEYIAGRDYAPKGAHWQAALDQWRTLNTDEQALFDKEIRVNCSEIAPQVTWGTTPGDVVGIDENIPDPVLIGDPVRRAMAEQALHYIGLKPNQPLEGIPINVAFIGSCTNSRLSDLQAAAAIVKGRKVAKGVRALVVPGSTSVKRAAEALGLNKVFLDAGFDWREAGCSMCLGINDDQVAPGERCMATSNRNFEHRQGPNSRTHLASPASVAAAAVTGVITDVRKLAHA; this comes from the coding sequence ATCCAACCGCGGTCTATCTTTGAAAAGATCTGGAACAGTCATGTCATCCGGGAAATGGGTGACGGCGTCTTCTTGCTCTATGTCGATCGCCACATCATCCAGGAATCGGCGAGCGGACAAGCATTTGATGGGCTACGGCGCGCCTCGCGATCTGTGCGTCGACCTGATCTCACTTTCGGTGTCACGGATCACATCGTTTCGACACGTCCTGGGCGCACGGTCGATTCGAACCCCGAGGGGCGCGAGCTAATCACCTTGATGGAACGGAACTGCAGCGAACACGGAATTGAGCTGTTTGACTTGGCTGATGCCAGGCAGGGTATCGAACACGTCGTGGCGCCGGAGCTCGGGCTTATCACGCCAGGGATGACTGTTGTTTGCGCAGACAGCCATACACCAACAAATGGCGCGCTCGGTGCCTATGCGTGGGGTTTTGGCACAAGCGATGTCGAGCACGTTCTAGCAACCCAAACCGTACTTCAGCGCAAGCCAAAGGCGCTACGGGTGACGTTCGCCGGACGTCTGGGAAAGGATGTCTGTGCCAAGGACCTCATACTTTACTTGATCGGCAAAGAGGGAACACAGGCGGCGCGCGGATATGCCATCGAATATTGCGGACCCGTCATTCGTGCGATGTCCATGGAAGGCAGGATGACGATCTGCAACATGTCCATTGAATTTGGTGGACGTGCTGGCATGATCGGGCCGGACGATACCACGTATGAATATATCGCTGGCCGCGACTATGCTCCCAAAGGTGCGCATTGGCAGGCCGCATTAGATCAGTGGCGCACTCTTAACACAGACGAGCAAGCTCTCTTCGACAAGGAAATCAGGGTTAACTGTAGCGAGATTGCCCCCCAGGTGACGTGGGGGACAACACCTGGCGATGTCGTAGGTATCGACGAAAACATCCCAGATCCCGTGTTGATTGGCGATCCTGTCCGTCGCGCCATGGCGGAGCAGGCGCTGCACTATATCGGCCTCAAACCTAATCAGCCTCTTGAAGGCATTCCGATCAACGTCGCCTTCATTGGATCCTGCACCAACAGCCGCCTATCGGACCTTCAGGCGGCAGCGGCCATCGTCAAGGGGCGCAAGGTCGCCAAAGGCGTGCGGGCGCTGGTTGTGCCTGGATCGACGTCGGTCAAGCGCGCGGCTGAGGCCCTCGGTCTAAACAAAGTATTTCTCGATGCAGGCTTCGACTGGAGAGAGGCCGGGTGTTCAATGTGTCTGGGGATCAACGACGACCAAGTCGCGCCAGGTGAGCGCTGCATGGCGACCTCTAATCGCAACTTCGAGCATCGCCAAGGACCAAATAGCCGCACGCATCTTGCAAGTCCGGCATCGGTGGCGGCGGCCGCCGTGACGGGTGTCATCACCGACGTTCGCAAGCTCGCGCACGCATAG
- a CDS encoding HpcH/HpaI aldolase family protein gives MAENGHLLNGYCAIPDAFSAELYARQGFDVITLDLQHGLIGYDAAVAMLQAITAVDVLPLVRIPWLDPAIIMKALDAGALGVTCPMVNTAADAERLVQYCKYPPMGQRSLGPVRAATAYGEDYAAHANRELSVIAMIETAEAVANIESILDVPGLDGVYIGPGDLSLSLNRKPQLEEFDTEVDAAIDRVLKGCIKKGLIAGIFAPGPEQAWRMVTRGFRFVTLSTDARALAFQAKSWVEKFRLLSREPSRVTGASGLKG, from the coding sequence ATGGCCGAAAATGGCCATTTACTGAACGGCTATTGCGCGATCCCCGATGCGTTTTCGGCAGAACTTTATGCTCGACAAGGCTTCGACGTAATCACGCTTGACCTGCAGCATGGTCTCATCGGGTACGATGCCGCCGTCGCGATGCTACAAGCCATTACGGCCGTGGACGTGCTCCCGTTGGTACGCATCCCCTGGCTCGACCCGGCAATCATCATGAAAGCGCTTGATGCAGGTGCTCTTGGTGTGACATGCCCTATGGTCAACACGGCAGCGGACGCTGAGCGCCTCGTCCAATATTGCAAATATCCACCGATGGGCCAGCGCAGCTTAGGCCCCGTCCGTGCGGCGACGGCCTATGGCGAGGACTATGCTGCGCATGCGAACCGGGAGCTCAGCGTCATCGCTATGATTGAAACCGCTGAAGCCGTCGCCAACATCGAGAGTATTCTTGATGTGCCAGGTCTGGATGGTGTCTATATCGGACCAGGCGATCTCTCGCTGTCCCTGAACAGGAAGCCGCAGCTGGAGGAGTTTGATACCGAGGTGGACGCTGCCATCGATCGCGTTTTGAAGGGGTGCATTAAGAAGGGTCTGATTGCAGGCATTTTCGCACCTGGTCCCGAACAAGCGTGGCGCATGGTCACGCGTGGCTTTCGATTCGTCACGCTTTCCACTGACGCTCGCGCATTGGCGTTCCAGGCCAAGTCTTGGGTTGAGAAGTTTCGACTGCTCAGTCGAGAGCCGTCCCGTGTTACCGGTGCATCGGGCCTGAAGGGGTAA
- a CDS encoding helix-turn-helix transcriptional regulator produces the protein MTCGMETAVVSADAFSAPPGDPDGSITEVALAFIKKSPEIRITLRDLERQTGASIFQLIRAFRRDLGVTPHAYLIKRRVARGADLLLQGEPAAQVAYEVGFVDQSHFTKHFKRVHGVTPKRYVAVATS, from the coding sequence ATGACTTGTGGGATGGAAACGGCAGTCGTATCGGCAGACGCATTCTCTGCTCCGCCCGGCGACCCTGACGGAAGCATTACAGAAGTTGCGCTCGCGTTTATTAAGAAGAGCCCTGAGATCAGGATTACGCTTCGCGATCTTGAGCGTCAGACGGGCGCAAGTATCTTTCAACTGATTAGGGCATTCCGAAGAGATTTGGGAGTAACGCCCCATGCCTATCTGATAAAACGGCGCGTCGCGCGCGGCGCTGATCTTCTTCTTCAGGGAGAGCCAGCGGCACAAGTAGCTTACGAGGTCGGTTTCGTTGACCAAAGTCACTTCACGAAGCACTTCAAGCGTGTCCACGGCGTGACGCCAAAGCGCTATGTTGCGGTAGCCACCAGCTAG